A part of Miscanthus floridulus cultivar M001 chromosome 6, ASM1932011v1, whole genome shotgun sequence genomic DNA contains:
- the LOC136457541 gene encoding uncharacterized protein has product MDGGGYSPRFQRQASCSCAPSISRRGFVRAGFDLDGDDDYYDDDVAFHSSSSSSSSKVGGPGAPYYSAGAPRPSARARLRALWRRIMREKKRILLCSTGCVPAHAPAPHREPYDAYSYAQNFDDGEAWVEPDNLSRSFSARFAVPSRVFQRVAV; this is encoded by the coding sequence ATGGACGGCGGCGGCTACAGCCCGCGGTTCCAGCGCCAggcctcctgctcctgcgcccCCTCCATCTCGCGGCGGGGGTTCGTCCGCGCGGGCTTCGAcctcgacggcgacgacgactactacgacgacgacgtcgccttccactcctcgtcatcctcctcctcctccaaggTCGGCGGTCCGGGGGCGCCCTACTACTCCGCGGGGGCCCCGCGGCCGTCCGCGCGTGCGAGGCTGAGGGCGCTGTGGCGCCGCATCATGCGGGAGAAGAAGCGGATCCTGCTCTGCTCCACCGGCTGCGTGCCGGCGCACGCGCCGGCGCCGCACCGGGAGCCCTACGACGCCTACAGCTACGCGCAGAACTTCGACGACGGAGAGGCGTGGGTGGAGCCCGACAACCTCTCGCGATCCTTCTCCGCTCGCTTCGCCGTCCCCTCCAGGGTGTTCCAGAGGGTCGCCGTGTAG
- the LOC136457264 gene encoding uncharacterized protein, with protein sequence MSLRSPARSLCPYSPAASDEFPPCDVDPMASPNMSSASASASGSIGSAATNTTDIKAPLWDHVTILEKPKTGGGNAMWCCKKLKGARIWWKDPSQELCLCLLLLPQAILLTATRGTRGGLFLHWKKLGHWKKVIYRYEGKQEDEESSLYSVIYDILIARWTKGNNPLHCLAHSLNPRYYSKKWLDEGVGREPPHKDKEVSKMRMVCFKKFFPMPEELAKVKEEYSRFSSCLEEFNDPDSIHDRWVVSPMTWWTNHGQSAPLLMSLAMKLLSQPASSSCCERNWSTYSFVHSVKRKALTPERAEDLVFVHSNLRHLSTRTDAYKTEETRMWDVGGDSFDSLGGIGILEVADLSLDEPELQAVSYGLDDLQVHVVDDNETNEE encoded by the exons ATGAGCCTCCGCTCGCCGGCGAGGAGCCTCTGTCCCTACTCGCCGGCCGCCAGTGACGAGTTTCCGCCCTGCGACGTGGATCCC ATGGCGTCTCCAAATATGAGCAGTGCTAGTGCAAGTGCTAGTGGTAGCATAGGATCTGCAGCCACAAACACAACAGACATCAAGGCTCCACTTTGGGATCATGTAACCATTCTGGAGAAGCCTAAAACTGGTGGAGGAAATGCTATGTGGTGCTGCAA GAAATTGAAAGGTGCAAGAATCTGGTGGAAAGATCCAAGTCAAGAACTGTGTCTTTGCCTATTGCTCCTTCCTCAAGCAATACTGCTGACAGCAACAAGAGGAACAAGAGGGGGCCTGTTTCTGCATTGGAAAAAGCTTGGGCATTGGAAGAAAGTCATATATCGATATGAGGGCAAGCAAGAAGATGAGGAGTCAAGTCTGTACTCGGTTATTTATGACATATTGATTGCTAGGTGGACAAAAGGAAATAATCCACTTCATTGTTTAGCTCATTCACTTAATCCAAG ATATTATAGCAAAAAGTGGCTTGACGAAGGTGTTGGCCGTGAACCACCCCACAAGGATAAAGAGGTATCGAAAATGAGGATGGTTTGCTTTAAGAAGTTCTTTCCCATGCCAGAAGAATTGGCTAAAGTAAAAGAAGAGTACTCAAGGTTCTCTAGTTGTTTAGAAGAATTTAATGATCCTGACTCAATCCATGATAGATGGGTTGTTTCCCCTATGACTTGGTGGACAAATCATGGACAATCTGCTCCCTTATTGATGAGTTTGGCCATGAAATTGCTTAGCCAACCAGCCTCATCTTCTTGTTGTGAAAGAAATTGGAGCACCTATAGTTTTGTCCATAGTGTCAAGAGAAAAGCCTTAACTCCAGAGCGTGCTGAAGATTTGGTCTTTGTGCACTCAAACCTGAGGCATCTGTCCACAAGAACTGATGCATACAAGACAGAAGAGACAAGGATGTGGGATGTAGGAGGGGATTCTTTTGATTCACTTGGTGGTATTGGCATTCTTGAAGTGGCTGACCTGTCCCTTGATGAACCTGAATTGCAAGCTGTGTCTTATGGTTTGGATGATCTGCAGGTTCATGTTGTGGATGACAATGAAACAAATGAGGAATAG
- the LOC136461595 gene encoding TSL-kinase interacting protein 1-like, whose translation MKAHRQQSNASGTGANTKSGCDKMQSLKASAHINKSSGNMAAKRRKGADFSPFESHTESKIASKAGGLMEAPSRDAKMLSARPPNHSGKIKLQLFPIDETIQEIMQKEKHNPYLELTLAPRKKMSSIVQHLNTKWGSSQCAKGELMLFPNDTRLDTVGGSAKWILEDSCTAADVHVTVGSPSTFRLRYGWFGPELKQQSSESSLASAHSTDKTIGSKPPDLVFNEQKHMAGSGEFPNNFVTPSVVNNTNTSQVADNPSKVAPLSWLDSISNISFGALLSEAAPSQDSKQPPSQNNTCLQQIPVTCDSFDAAIASLIARQQPSNQPKVLNPSLWEAEETCHAFPFQNQTSQASSSVPGNSIATMSSSVLCAIPETGTDDQQCATDGRKEELNGQTSVLGDDINAKPDISMHESVGDPEPGASCPRLLSGTDSIGLSSLLTDSLDAFQKFSVF comes from the exons ATGAAAGCTCATCGTCAGCAAAGTAATGCATCTGGCACAGGAGCAAATACCAAATCTGGTTGTGATAAGATGCAAAGCCTGAAAGCTAGTGCACATATCAACAAATCATCAG GCAATATGGCTGCAAAGCGCAGAAAGGGAGCCGATTTCTCTCCTTTTGAATCACATACCGAAAGCAAGATAGCATCAAAGGCTGGCGGTCTTATGGAAGCACCATCCAGGGATGCTAAGATGTTATCTGCTCGGCCACCTAATCACTCTGGAAAGATCAAACTTCAACTTTTCCCAATAGATGAGACCATTCAAGAGATTATGCAGAAA GAAAAACACAACCCTTACCTTGAATTGACTTTGGCTCCTCGAAAGAAGATGTCCTCGATTGTACAGCATCTGAATACAAAATGGGGCAGTTCTCAGTGTGCAAAAGGCGAGCTCATGCTCTTCCCTAATGATACTAGACTGGACACTGTAGGTGGCAGTGCAAAATGGATTCTTGAGGATTCTTGCACAGCCGCTGATGTGCATGTTACAGTTGGCTCCCCTTCAACATTTCGTTTAAG GTATGGTTGGTTTGGGCCTGAATTGAAGCAACAAAGTAGCGAATCATCCTTGGCATCAGCGCACTCTACAGACAAGACTATTGGCAGCAAGCCTCCTGATCTTGTTTTCAATGAACAGAAACATATGGCTGGTTCGGGTGAATTTCCTAATAATTTTGTGACACCCTCTGTTGTGAATAATACAAATACATCACAAGTGGCG GATAATCCAAGCAAGGTGGCACCACTTTCATGGCTTGACTCCATATCTAACATTAGTTTTGGAGCACTGTTATCTGAAGCTGCACCTTCTCAAGACAGCAAGCAACCACCTTCACAAAATAACACATGTCTCCAGCAGATCCCCGTCACATGTGATTCATTTGATGCTGCTATTGCTTCGCTGATTGCGCGTCAGCAACCAAGTAACCAGCCAAAGGTGTTAAATCCATCCCTTTGGGAAGCTGAAGAAACTTGCCATGCATTTCCCTTCCAGAATCAAACTTCACAAGCATCAAGTTCAGTTCCTGGCAACAGCATTGCTACTATGTCCTCATCTGTCTTGTGTGCAATTCCAGAAACTGGCACGGATGATCAG CAATGCGCTACTGATGGTAGGAAGGAGGAACTAAACGGTCAAACATCAGTACTGGGCGATGATATTAATGCAAAGCCAGATATCTCAATG CATGAGTCAGTTGGGGACCCAGAGCCTGGAGCATCTTGCCCCAGACTCTTGAGTGGAACCGACAGTATAGGACTAAGCTCTTTGCTCACCGATAGCCTGGATGCATTCCAGAAATTCTCTGTTTTCTGA